Within Ipomoea triloba cultivar NCNSP0323 chromosome 9, ASM357664v1, the genomic segment TCTACCTTGTTCAATTGTTGTTTGTTTAGATGCTTATGAGTTCCCTGTCTATTTCCTCACAGTATTTTCCATTATTAACCTATTGTCAAGTTATCAGCATTGAAAACATGAATAACACCATAACCTGCTAGGATATTTCTCTAAATGACACACCATAGGTTATGACTATTGCACATTGACATGCTTACAGATGTATATTCCATTTAAGAAGAAGACAGTGCAGATTTTAATATCACAAGTGTTGTTGCATTTGCTTTTATCTTGTTCCGTCTGTGATACATTGATATACCATAGATTATGTGGACTTCATGTTTACATGTTTAATATTATAAGCATGACAAGTGTGATAATTAATATCCACCAATTCAGTTGTCCAGTTTATTTGTTTGATCTCATTCCCCTTCTTTCAATGTGTTTATTCTTTCCTTTACTCTTTGTAGCTAAAAAGAGTTTGTACTAAGATGGTGGAGGATTCCGAGTACCGCTGTTTCATTGGTAACTTGTCATGGTCAACATCTGATCAGATTCTAAAAGATGCATTTGGGAAGTTTGGAAATCTTGTTGAGGCAAAGGTAAGAAGTTGCTTCATGTAGTCCTTTGTTTGGTTTACATGTTTTACCATCTGAGTTGAGTGATGTTTTCTGCTATTATGATTTCATGCAGAATCACAACCTGCAcatatttgtttattgtttttcaGGACTATTGATTATAAATTACTGGCTTTGTTGTGAGATAATTTGTCAGGAGAATACCTGTATTGACCTAGGagtagtacttttttttttctttttgcggATAATTATTAAAAGGACTAGATTGAATAAAtggcaatttttgttttttaataggCTCATTCTATGATAGGCACTTTCTTAAATACGTTGTTTTACATTTGTTATACAATTTGATAAGTACTTCTATTACTATTAGTTTTTCCAGAGCATTTTTTctgaatttatttttactaaCAACTTGCAAAACAGCTGCTTTAAACTTATTTTGATAAGTTCCATGAGGTTTCAGAagccataaaatatttttgtggGGCTATCCAAACATGTCTAAAATGAGTGAAGTGCTTAGAGCATCCCTACAAAGGAACTTTTAGTGGTTTTTGGAATAGTTAGTAGTGAtgtggaagaaagagaaaaggGAGAGAGAATGGATTTGGCTTTCCTGTAACAATTGGTTTTTGTAACAGTAATTAAAGGCTGAATGGAGAGAGAAACAATTAATGCTGTGCGCGTTTTGAGCACAACAAGCGTGTGTTGTTAGctcttttttataaattttttgtcagattttgtatttaatgtttttttttttccttttctatttttcatctCTTTCCCCTCTCatattctctaatttttttttgtcagatttcgtatttaatgttttttttttccttttctatttttcatctCTTTCCCctctcatattctctttcctaatcacacgtacaaaaactcctaaaaaatcacaaaaaaaaacttaactatTACGGATGCTCTTACAATAAACATGAATATgccattacaaaaaaaaaatggcctCAGTTTTGTAGTCATGCTGTTAACAAGCCTTCTGACCTCTTTGgtagtattatatatttctttttcattaCAATTAAGATTCACATGTATGGCCAcctttttactttcatttctatctcttccttctttttcttcttttttattttttttttcttttatttttgttggttCTGCCACGTGAGTTGGGCTTGGATGAGTTTTATGGTCAGTTTAAAATGCTTATGAATTCTCTATTATTCAGGTTGTTGTTGACAAGTTTTCTGGTCGGTCCAAAGGGTTTGGCTTTGTTGCATTTGATGAGAAGAAAGCCATGGAAGAAGCTATTGATGCAATGAATGGAATTGATTTAGATGGTCGCGCTATTACGGTTGACAAGGCACAACCTCAACAGAGTTCAGGTAGGGACTATGATAATGATCGTCCACGTGACCGTGACCGTGACCGCGGTCGTGACCGTGACCGTGACCGTGGTAGTCGTGATTATGGAGGTGGACGGGGATCGGGTGGAGGAGAATGCTTCAAGTGTGGTAAGCCAGGGCACTTTGCTAGGGAATGCCCTAGTGGAGGAGGAGGGGGTAGGGGCGGGAGGTATGGTGGAAAAGATGACAGGTATGGTGGTGGCAGTGGTGGTAGAGGTGGTGGCCATTATGGACCTGACCGGAATGGAGACAGGTATGGCGGTGGTCGCAGCAGGGATGGTGgtcatggtggtggtggtggtggtggtgatcgATATAACCGTGATCGTTCTGGGCCATATGAGCGTCGAAGTGGAGGTTCTCGAGCTGGTTAGTTCTGCTGCTGCGTTTGAGTTGTAAGTATTTTGGTTTTAAGTAGTCCTGTTGTTATAATAATGGAGTAATAATTATAAGTTTATTCTGATGATGGTTTATATGGTCCATGTAAACTGCAGATTAAGAGTTGGAAATGCTACTGCAACTGGATGTAATCATGGAGGGCTGCTTCTTGGCATGTCTGAATTGTCGATGAATCTTTTGAACTTATGAAACATGACACTAATAATCTACTCTTCTATGTCCCGTAAATTGTTCGATAGTATGGTTTGATTGGGATCTTATGCTTGCTTAATTTGCACATTTGAATGTGGTCTCGGTCTTTTGAATGCTACAATCGCTGCTCGTTATTCGCTTTCGTGAGTTGGAATTGAATGCTGGATTTGTTATGAATTCTCTTGCATTGACAATTATGCACCCCTGAAAGTCTCCACGATGTTAGATGGTCAATTTAGTATTGGTGACTTAAAATTTGGGCTGCACCATCAGGCGTTCTTATGAAACTGAGAGGTAGAGGCTGTCTTAGAAGTGGCTTTTTTGACCTGTTGTAAAATCAGATTCTTAACAAGTAAATGGGAGTGAACCGggtaaatattatattcttccTCGATTTAGTCAGTTCTTAATTTTTGGTTGTGCAATATTAATGTTCTGAACCTTTTGGCAGGCTGCCTATTGGCTATTGCTACAATTGGCCCCTTTTTTTGGATACATGTTGGCTCTATTGCTAGTTGGGTACATTAACCATAATAAAATTGAGAAAGCGTTTTGGACAGTGACAAAACTTCTGCTGTTATTTCAACACTAATTGGTCTTATAATCTGCAAGGACCACTTGACTACTTGAGGAAGATCAGCAATCCTCTTAATGGCCCAGTTGTTTAGATTCTCTTGAAGAGTTTTGCAATTGCTGTCCACTATTTCTGGTTCTATGTCTGAATGTGCCCTTCCATGAAGTTCTTGTTCCTTTTTGATGGCCTGGTTTACGGAGTGTGCTGATAGTTTAGTGTTACATTCATCTACTTCATAGTTAGTACCTTACCCTGTTTATAGCCTATTGGTTGTGCACCTTTTCTTTGTGTCCTTAATTCTTATGGATCAGCTGCTTATTTTTAGTGATGAAACTGTCCTGGAAATAAGTTCATTCTTGGAGTCTCCAGTACCTTTGTACATTCCCTTTGGTGCTCGGTGCAGTCTGCCTGCTTCTTATCAGtaatggtggtggttgtgggtagaatttatttttattatattttggttgatgttatgtttattttttcattgtGCATCTCTCAAGTTTCTACTTTTGGAAGTCTGAAAGATGTGTTGCCTTCTGATTGCTCGTATAGTCTTATTTAACTTGCTTTGAAAGGTTATTTTAGCATTGCATTATAATGATAATACACAATGTGTAAATTTGTAGAATTGAAGTGTTTCAGATATTTCCTGTATGAGGTTTTAGTGTTTGTTTCTCCATGTTGCTTCTCTATGCTGAAGTGCTGAACTATAATAATGCCATGTTTGGAAGAGTGATTGGAGAGGCTGTTGCAGTTTGCCATTCTCTAAGCACCCATTTGGCAATGCTTGTGGTTGGAGTGGTTCACCGTCCCAACCGTTTGAAGAAATTTGGGATAAGGGTTCAATAGGAGTGGTGAACTATTTCACTCTCACTTCTATAGTGCTATGTCTTGTTTGATCTTTATAAATATATCACTGTTTGTGTTAAATTAGCAGTTAACCAAATTGCTTTGTAGTCTGTTTATTTGGTTATTGCATTGACACTTGTCTTGGTTGCCTGAGcgtaatttaaatttgattcatttgtaGATTTCTAGTAACTTTATGAAGGTAGTCTCTTCTTGTATGATCATGGGCTCACATTAATGGTGTTTCTCGATCAATTATTCCCTGAAAATAGGTGTGTAGTAAACCAGTAATCTAGATTGTTTATGGCTATATATAGCAAGCATGTTTtgattttctcctttttccaATCGATCAACTTGTTTTTTGTTAACCGGCCAGGCATAATGTTTTACTTCATACTTCCAAGAATCCTAGCGGGATAATACCTTTTCAACCAGATATTGAAATGTTAATGTCTTATATGGAATTAGACTATAGAGCTCGGTTAGAGAAGCTACGCCACCCAATAGAGAAGAGATTATGGTTTTAATCCGCACACGAGGGGTGTGAGATGGAACATATGTTTCAATTAGACTTATGGTGGCATGATAAAACTTGATAGAGGCATAAAATTTGTTCTATTGTGTGAAAACCCCCCCTATTTAACCTTGGCTCAAATACAACTTATACAAGTAAATTtggatggaaagaaaaaaaaaaaaagcaattagagttggataatttataattttcatcTCATTGAAACCAAATGGCATAACAATATGTTCAACTCAACAAATGTTCTCTTATTAAAACAACAAGATCCTTAATTCCTTATGGAAAACTTTCCATGCTTGCTAGCTTCTAGCAAAGATGTCGAGGATGCTCTAAGGTGTTGGAAACAGAGAATCATGACATGATGTACCCCATTATTTGAGCTTGGCAAATAGCTTTGGAGCAACCTGAGTCCAAAGGGATTCATAAGTCAGCTCAGAAATGATTAGcaaaatggaaggaaaagggAAAATTAACACTCTGTAACACTTACACATTTGTCAATGCACTGCCAGTAATCAAAATATTGCCCGGTGCAATGCTTGTGCCCACTTTCATCACCTTCAACCCTTTTAGCACATGCCTGTAGGATATAATAGTCTTtttaaggaaagaaaaagaaagaagaaaagaaaagaatctCGGAAGAACATTCATCTATTCAATAAGTTGGTAAGACCAACCAGTCCGATCAACAGCCAAAGATGTTGGGTTGTAGAGATTCCACAAATCCAGGATGGTGATAATGCATACTTAAAATACTATTGAAAGCTGAAATGCAATTATCATCACTAACCAATAGACCTTATAGCCACAACATATAGTCCCCTACGGTATGTGTTGCCCTCTCCTTTCTGGCTTTCTGTTTTTAAGTAGCCTTAGGCACATAAAAGGACAACTTCATTATAAGTGTCTTCAGTCCTATTCTCACATCCCAAGTTTCTCTCTTATCATTTATAGCCTTAATACTTGATATGACATGCTTCAATAAGCATATCTTCCCTTAGGATAACATTTCCACCAACTTTGCTTTAGCAGCGTTTTACATCACAGATTTATGCTTACCATTAATGTGAATGCAAAGATTCAATGGTTGCAAACAACCAGTCCACCCACATACAAAAGATTACAGAAATTAGTTCTTATGAGCACCAAGGTTAATAAATGTAAGATCAACATTATTCTAGATGCAAAAACTGCAATATAGTGTACTGTGTCTTGAGCCAATTGGTATTTATTATAATCCATCTTAATTACCCAAGCGTCCAATTATACtgggaaaaagaaaatttccaAAGTCTCTATAATATGCTTAATTGACATTCAGGAGCACAGACAGTACAAAACATAAGTGCACAAGTGTACCTCTTAGTTCTTCCACAGTGATGATTGGTAAACTATTCATATATAAAGATTGTGAGCTATTTCTAAGTGTAGTGAGAATCACCTGATATTCTCTGAGTTGCCTGACACATTTTGGCTTGCAAGAAGACTCTTCAATTAACTTCTTCTGATCTACAACTTCCTCGTCCGACCTATGTGAGTGAGAGCCCAAACTTATAAGCAAGAACCCAATAAATCCCAGTATATCTAATCTGAACAACCGAGACCTCAAACTTGAAAGGCAAGGAATCCTTAGTACCAACATGCATATTTTGCAAGTTCATCGAAATACAAATCAATTCCAGAAAGGGgcatcaaaaaataaatttgcagCAATACAGTATCACATTCTCCAGTCAGAGGAAGGAAATGCACCAGAACCGATCATGATGATGAATAGACTGGTAGCACAAATGTAATAAATGGGGAGCGGCAGCACTCCTATTGAGGGTAGGTTCTCAAAACTGCATATAAGAATTAAGAGCACACACAAACAAAACCAGACCCATGCACAATTCCATTCACTGATCAAGAGATGGATCATGAGAAAATAAGGTTAGAAGACATTTAAAGCAATTTCTGAAACTAAACTTTAGTGCATCACAACAACCAGCAAATAAGTTCATATTTGTGTTTTTCGATTAAATAAACACAAGACaagaaaaatttaattgatcATATACATAGTTCTGCTATGTgccaattttgaaatatttgcaaaTAAATAGGCCAAACAAATCGAAATTACTGGAAGGACAGAAAATGTATTACACAAATTGATACACTCAAAACACTCACATTTCACACGAAGATACAAGACAGACTTCAACTACACCTGATAGCACCTGCAAAAAAATGgcaaaaaaagaaattcacaGAAAATTAGCCAACAAAAAGGAACAAGAAAAATTCAAGTCAATTATCGAAAATCGATCAGACGAAACGCTAGATATTTAGATCGATAGAAATAAGCATTGAAATATAGATCTGATGATAAGAATGAAGCATCGAGCTAACCTGCCTTCGATGGGGGGAGCTGAAATGAAGTGTGAAGCGGATGATTAAAGATTAAACAAAGATCGCGATCTTTCCGGGGCTTTGGAACGGTCGAAGGTGTGTTTGGtccttcaattatatttttagaagtTCGAATATCAgtgtttcatttgttttttttttttttggcccgAAGTATCTATTCCGTCGATAACCAGAAAATTAATCTTCGAACTCTCAACCTCATGTTTAAGAGAtgaggtgctgaaccaccacgctAGTCATATTGGTTAATATTAGTGTTTCATAACCCCACAGCTTCTGCTTTAGAGACGAGTGAATGAGGCTCAGACATATTTCAATTAGTCTATAAGTCtctaaatatttgattaattacttttattcatatatacttatatatttaacttgctcaaatttttatttttattttttacatatacAAAAATACAACATAAtctaatgaccttgtggtctagtgtcaTGAAGTGACCCTTTCAAacgggaggtcatgggttcatcGTCTCAATGGGAACGATATTGACTCTATGCGCTtcaatagttatgaacatatactacattataacagagtcattCGATAATATTGGATtaacatttactaatttttttaaaaaaattattgtgatGATTGTTGACTTTAGGCCTTCAGCTCCTCCCTTTTAGCTTCATGGAGACTTGCAATTCTTCAATTCTCCTTCCTCTTCAACCACACTTTGTTGTGCTTCATCATCTCCACCTCTCTTCTCCCTCTTAATTTCCTCTTGTTTTCCCCACAACACCACATATAATCCCATCATAATTAAAACCCCTCCAAATATACTGCATGTGATTTAATATTCCAATAATTAATCTTAGTTTTAGTTTGAATAAATATTTCATAGTCtacttatatatgtatgtacacaATCAAACTATTTAGgaacaaaaatcaaataaaccTATAAACTCTAtacgaaaaaataattaaccccTAAATTTTTGAAAGTTGTAACTAAACACATAAACTTGTTATTTTTGTACATCTAGGCTTAATAGTCAATTATCCACCAgtaataatcaataattaaggTTTCGACACCCAGAATTAGCGACTAGCATGCAGTTGCCTTCTTGCTTGATATGAAGAAGGCAACCGGAACCCTAATTATCGATAGATAACCGGTAATTGAGCCAAAATGTACAAACATGACAAGTTAACtaatatgtttaattgtttaatagTCGTTTTATTGTGACATTAAGTTAACTAATATGcgacattaa encodes:
- the LOC116029128 gene encoding glycine-rich RNA-binding protein RZ1A, which encodes MVEDSEYRCFIGNLSWSTSDQILKDAFGKFGNLVEAKVVVDKFSGRSKGFGFVAFDEKKAMEEAIDAMNGIDLDGRAITVDKAQPQQSSGRDYDNDRPRDRDRDRGRDRDRDRGSRDYGGGRGSGGGECFKCGKPGHFARECPSGGGGGRGGRYGGKDDRYGGGSGGRGGGHYGPDRNGDRYGGGRSRDGGHGGGGGGGDRYNRDRSGPYERRSGGSRAG